A genomic region of Mesorhizobium sp. NZP2077 contains the following coding sequences:
- a CDS encoding sterol desaturase family protein, which yields MANFLRKIVGELETPRSKRPFGSGWLSGSIALLAGVTGLLMVIVLRYPSLTSMPDLAPIHQMLFFKPVLYFVLISGYILAILSMMLRREKTLGAAAMFTVLLASLLGMLPVRHQLQIDGVFFGLDFFILNALFMGVLFVPLERILARNKDQTVFRDEWREDLFYYLVSSLLVQILTYLTLAPSNLVNAQGGLGSVRAWVHDLPWLVQLVAVMFLTDLAQYWVHRAFHRIPFLWNFHAVHHSAKSMDWIAGARMHFLEIIVLRSLTATPMFVLGFDESAIQTYILIVYVYSSFIHSNIGTSFGPAEKLLVSPRYHHWHHGLEKEAFDVNFAIHFPLLDRLFGTYHLPEGRWPKGYGIHGHPVPKGYWRQFLYPFRRG from the coding sequence ATGGCAAATTTCCTTAGAAAGATTGTCGGCGAACTCGAAACGCCGCGCTCCAAGCGGCCATTCGGTTCCGGCTGGCTGTCCGGCTCGATTGCTTTGCTTGCCGGAGTCACTGGCCTGCTGATGGTCATCGTCTTGCGCTACCCGTCGCTGACCTCGATGCCGGATCTGGCGCCTATCCATCAGATGCTGTTCTTCAAGCCGGTGCTCTATTTCGTGCTCATCTCCGGCTATATCCTGGCCATACTGAGCATGATGCTGCGCAGGGAAAAGACGCTCGGCGCGGCGGCGATGTTCACCGTGCTGCTGGCCTCGCTGCTCGGCATGCTGCCGGTTCGTCATCAGTTGCAGATTGACGGCGTCTTCTTCGGTCTCGATTTCTTCATTCTGAACGCGCTCTTCATGGGTGTGCTGTTTGTTCCGCTCGAACGCATTCTCGCCCGCAACAAAGACCAGACGGTGTTCCGCGACGAATGGCGCGAAGACCTGTTTTACTATCTGGTCTCGTCGCTGCTGGTGCAGATATTGACCTATTTGACCTTGGCGCCGTCCAATCTGGTCAACGCGCAGGGCGGTCTTGGCTCGGTGCGCGCCTGGGTCCACGACCTGCCTTGGTTGGTGCAGTTGGTGGCGGTGATGTTCCTCACCGACCTCGCCCAATATTGGGTGCACCGGGCCTTCCACCGCATTCCCTTTCTGTGGAACTTCCATGCCGTGCATCATTCCGCCAAGTCGATGGACTGGATTGCCGGCGCGCGGATGCATTTCCTGGAAATCATCGTGCTGCGCAGCCTGACCGCCACGCCGATGTTCGTGCTGGGGTTCGATGAATCGGCGATCCAGACCTATATCCTGATCGTCTATGTGTATTCGTCGTTCATCCATTCCAACATTGGAACCAGTTTTGGCCCGGCCGAAAAACTGCTGGTGTCGCCGCGCTATCACCACTGGCATCACGGCCTCGAGAAAGAGGCGTTCGACGTCAACTTCGCCATCCATTTCCCGCTGCTCGACCGGCTGTTCGGTACCTACCATCTGCCTGAGGGACGATGGCCGAAGGGCTATGGCATCCACGGCCACCCCGTGCCGAAGGGATATTGGCGGCAATTTTTGTATCCCTTTCGGCGCGGCTGA
- a CDS encoding Stf0 family sulfotransferase, with the protein MATRLRMFDAYIICGTPRTGSTLLCKLLASTGTSGDPHSFYRRQDVSEWAQEWKLPGRDTMGALEFNAAYLDAAITAGKGETSVFGLRLMRENLDELSAILDQIFPGLASDTACLAKAFGRILYIHLSRENKLAQAVSLIKAEQTGLWHIAPDGTEIERVAPPKEPQYDFERIKDELAELEAYDAAWNFWFAAQGITPLRIGYERLSADPAAALLVICEALGVQAPDAEAVHPAVAKLADETSLDWMRRYRLDDAG; encoded by the coding sequence ATGGCGACAAGGTTGCGGATGTTCGACGCCTACATTATCTGCGGCACGCCGAGAACCGGCAGCACTTTGCTGTGCAAGCTCCTGGCATCCACCGGAACATCAGGCGATCCTCACTCCTTCTATCGCCGGCAGGATGTGTCGGAGTGGGCGCAGGAGTGGAAACTGCCCGGTCGCGACACGATGGGTGCGCTTGAGTTCAACGCCGCCTATCTCGATGCGGCGATCACCGCCGGCAAGGGCGAGACAAGCGTCTTCGGCCTGCGCCTGATGCGCGAAAACCTGGATGAGCTTTCGGCAATCCTCGACCAGATTTTCCCTGGGCTTGCGTCGGACACCGCGTGTTTGGCAAAGGCCTTTGGCCGTATCCTCTACATCCACCTGTCGCGCGAAAACAAGCTCGCGCAGGCTGTCTCCCTGATCAAGGCGGAGCAGACCGGCCTGTGGCACATCGCGCCTGACGGCACCGAGATCGAAAGGGTCGCACCGCCGAAGGAACCACAGTATGATTTCGAGCGGATCAAAGATGAGCTTGCCGAGCTCGAAGCCTACGATGCAGCCTGGAATTTCTGGTTCGCGGCGCAAGGCATAACGCCGCTGCGCATTGGCTATGAGCGGCTTTCCGCCGATCCAGCCGCGGCATTGTTGGTCATCTGCGAGGCCCTCGGCGTTCAAGCGCCTGACGCGGAGGCAGTGCACCCAGCCGTCGCAAAGCTCGCCGACGAGACAAGCCTCGACTGGATGCGCCGCTATCGTCTGGACGACGCCGGCTGA
- a CDS encoding class I SAM-dependent methyltransferase, with protein MTDPIYTDPDFVQFYDIENQDGRADFDYCIRLARDGGSVLDLGCGTGQLAAEMAQGLNVTGVDPASAMLDVARRRTGGDKVDWVPADARTVRLGRRFELVLLTGHVFQVFLTAEDQSAVLRTIAEHLAPGGRFIFDTRNPAVEAWLEWTPQRSERMVEHPNLGPVRAWYDADWHAATGVVTYSTFYEISGGRPILGAESKIAFPEKENLAGMLDDAGLLVEQWLGDWQGESYADTSPEIIPIGRLR; from the coding sequence ATGACCGATCCGATCTACACTGATCCCGACTTCGTTCAGTTCTACGACATCGAGAATCAGGATGGCCGCGCCGATTTTGACTATTGCATCCGTCTTGCCCGGGATGGCGGCTCGGTCCTCGATCTTGGTTGTGGCACCGGTCAGTTGGCCGCTGAAATGGCCCAAGGGCTCAACGTCACCGGTGTCGATCCCGCATCTGCCATGCTCGACGTCGCGCGGCGCAGGACCGGCGGTGACAAGGTCGACTGGGTCCCGGCCGACGCGCGAACGGTGCGCCTCGGACGACGTTTCGAGTTGGTGCTGCTGACCGGTCACGTGTTCCAGGTTTTCTTGACGGCCGAGGATCAGAGCGCGGTGCTACGCACCATCGCTGAGCATCTGGCTCCTGGTGGGCGCTTCATCTTCGACACGCGCAATCCCGCCGTGGAGGCGTGGCTTGAGTGGACGCCGCAGCGCTCCGAACGGATGGTGGAGCACCCCAACCTTGGCCCCGTCAGGGCCTGGTACGATGCCGACTGGCATGCCGCCACCGGAGTTGTCACCTATTCGACCTTTTATGAAATTTCCGGCGGCAGGCCGATTCTGGGCGCTGAATCGAAAATCGCTTTCCCTGAGAAGGAGAATCTTGCCGGAATGCTGGATGACGCCGGCCTGCTGGTGGAGCAATGGCTCGGCGACTGGCAGGGCGAATCCTATGCGGACACCTCTCCGGAAATCATCCCGATCGGTCGACTGCGCTGA
- a CDS encoding response regulator, which translates to MPEYSSFIRFVRIRYLSGLLIFALASTAVMVALNRVNSFRHEIDALSSNLVVFTRDLRNATSFAETTGSAWRNETRDALTASARDHSERLTGEIDTLTAQFAAIHQRLSAKTINELETASVNGDLFWSAHDMVRNFNLMSLARKADEWSYREIRNQNDLFVQPMLVRVRTAMDDERHLADASSDRLLLWASGLLFAVLAIVAFWVFRPMEQAIRRAFAQSAESLFKAEAADRAKSEFLANMSHEIRTPMNGVLGMAELLAKTELTPRQKTFTDVIVKSGNALLTIINDILDFSKINAGQLTLDPAPFRLTEAVEDVATLVSARVAEKNLELIVRVDPRLPAHVIGDAGRFRQIVTNLVGNAVKFTEKGHVLIDVGGEIVNDVVQLKLRVEDTGIGIPAEKLQNVFEKFAQVDGSSTRRHEGTGLGLAIAARLVDLMAGKIGVESEIGRGSVFWFGVPLPVHHAEARDAIVPVDVTGARVLVIDDNPVNREILLEQLRSWSFDCAAAESGAMGLAFLDRACQLGASVDCIILDYQMPGMNGADVARAIAADSRLSAIPIVILTSVDQVDFGKMIIDFGISAHLTKPARSAVLLGTVISVIQKARSQVGKAHFVREPVQPLPQPAPPAFTVIRGPAVPVATAPESTAAPNGPIDILIAEDNDVNQLVFGQILNGLGLSYRIAGNGRTAVEMYRSLHPKLILMDVSMPEMNGYEATRAIRAIEASSGGHIPIIGVTAHALKGDRDKCIEAGMDDYLPKPVSPDRLGAKIGTWLSETVIAKTA; encoded by the coding sequence ATGCCGGAATATTCTTCCTTCATCCGGTTTGTCCGGATTCGCTATCTTTCAGGACTGCTGATTTTCGCGCTGGCTTCCACGGCCGTCATGGTTGCGCTCAACCGTGTCAACTCCTTCCGTCATGAGATCGATGCGCTGAGCAGCAACCTCGTCGTCTTCACCCGCGACCTGCGCAACGCAACCAGCTTTGCCGAGACAACCGGCTCCGCCTGGCGCAACGAAACGCGCGACGCGCTGACCGCTTCGGCGCGCGACCATTCCGAACGTCTGACCGGCGAGATCGATACACTGACCGCCCAGTTCGCCGCGATACATCAGCGCCTGTCGGCCAAGACGATCAACGAACTCGAAACCGCCTCGGTCAATGGCGACCTGTTCTGGTCGGCGCACGACATGGTGCGCAATTTCAACCTGATGTCGTTGGCACGGAAGGCCGACGAATGGAGCTATCGGGAAATCCGCAACCAGAACGACCTGTTCGTCCAGCCGATGCTGGTCCGCGTGCGCACCGCCATGGACGACGAGCGCCATTTGGCCGACGCTTCCAGCGACCGGTTGCTGCTGTGGGCGAGCGGCCTGTTGTTTGCTGTCCTTGCCATCGTCGCCTTCTGGGTCTTCCGGCCGATGGAACAGGCGATCCGCCGCGCCTTTGCCCAATCGGCCGAATCCCTGTTCAAGGCCGAGGCCGCCGACCGTGCCAAGTCGGAATTCCTGGCCAATATGAGCCACGAGATCCGCACGCCGATGAACGGCGTGCTCGGCATGGCCGAACTCCTGGCCAAGACGGAATTGACCCCACGCCAGAAGACCTTCACCGACGTCATCGTCAAATCCGGCAATGCGCTGCTCACCATCATCAACGACATCCTCGATTTCTCCAAGATCAATGCCGGCCAACTCACCCTCGACCCTGCCCCTTTCCGCCTCACCGAAGCGGTCGAAGATGTGGCGACGCTGGTCTCGGCGCGTGTCGCCGAAAAGAACCTCGAACTGATCGTGCGTGTCGATCCGCGGCTGCCGGCCCATGTCATCGGCGACGCCGGACGCTTCCGGCAGATCGTCACCAATCTGGTCGGCAACGCAGTGAAGTTCACCGAGAAGGGCCATGTGCTGATCGATGTCGGCGGCGAAATCGTCAATGACGTCGTCCAGCTCAAGCTGCGGGTCGAGGACACCGGCATCGGCATCCCGGCCGAAAAATTGCAGAACGTGTTCGAGAAATTCGCGCAGGTCGATGGCTCCTCGACCCGCCGCCACGAAGGCACCGGCCTTGGGCTTGCCATCGCCGCCCGCCTCGTCGACTTGATGGCCGGCAAGATCGGTGTCGAGAGCGAGATCGGGCGCGGCTCCGTCTTCTGGTTCGGAGTGCCGCTGCCCGTGCACCATGCCGAGGCGCGCGATGCGATCGTACCGGTCGACGTCACCGGAGCGCGTGTGCTGGTCATCGACGACAATCCGGTCAACCGCGAGATCCTGCTCGAGCAGCTCAGGAGCTGGAGCTTCGACTGCGCTGCCGCCGAAAGCGGCGCCATGGGACTGGCCTTCCTTGATCGCGCCTGCCAGTTGGGCGCCAGCGTCGACTGCATCATCCTCGACTACCAGATGCCCGGCATGAACGGCGCCGATGTCGCCAGGGCCATCGCCGCCGACAGCCGGCTGTCGGCCATCCCGATCGTTATCCTGACCTCGGTCGACCAGGTCGATTTCGGTAAGATGATCATCGACTTCGGCATATCAGCCCATCTGACCAAGCCGGCGCGCTCGGCGGTCCTGCTCGGCACGGTCATCTCGGTCATCCAGAAGGCCCGCTCACAAGTCGGCAAGGCGCATTTTGTCCGCGAGCCGGTCCAGCCTCTGCCGCAGCCGGCTCCGCCTGCCTTCACCGTCATCCGTGGTCCCGCCGTGCCGGTCGCGACAGCGCCGGAATCGACCGCCGCGCCGAACGGCCCGATCGACATCCTCATCGCCGAGGACAATGATGTGAACCAGCTGGTGTTCGGCCAGATCCTCAACGGGCTCGGCCTCAGCTACCGCATCGCCGGCAATGGCCGAACGGCGGTCGAGATGTACCGGTCGCTGCATCCGAAACTGATCCTGATGGATGTCTCGATGCCGGAGATGAACGGCTACGAGGCGACCCGCGCAATCCGGGCGATCGAGGCCTCGTCGGGCGGTCACATCCCGATCATCGGCGTCACCGCGCATGCGCTGAAGGGCGACCGCGACAAGTGCATCGAGGCCGGCATGGACGACTATCTGCCCAAGCCGGTCTCGCCCGATCGCCTCGGCGCCAAGATCGGCACATGGCTCAGCGAAACGGTGATTGCCAAGACGGCGTGA
- a CDS encoding NAD(P)-dependent oxidoreductase produces MTKTIALIGAGAMGGAIGERLLTTGNRLLVFDLDKAKVEALVARGATAMASAAEAAGTADCVILSLNSAAIVRRAVFGEAGVAAGAKPGTLIIDMSSIDPDATRQLAADASEKGLRWVDSPLSGGAPKALTGELTLMAGGEAEDVADAHKVLRHVAANYTHMGPAGAGQTTKLINQVLCALSFMAVAEATRLAIDAGVDVLKIPQALKGGRADSAILQEYLPRFATRDYRPTGRIDNMVKDLNAAQDLARRTHTAMPLTAVCAEIHRLLTAAGLGGEDQAALMEFFQRNNDQENPT; encoded by the coding sequence ATGACCAAGACCATCGCACTGATCGGCGCCGGCGCCATGGGCGGGGCGATCGGCGAGCGTCTGCTCACCACCGGCAATCGCCTGTTGGTATTCGATCTCGACAAGGCCAAGGTCGAGGCGCTGGTCGCGAGGGGCGCTACCGCTATGGCGAGCGCGGCCGAGGCCGCGGGCACCGCCGACTGCGTCATCCTCAGCCTCAATTCGGCGGCGATTGTGCGTCGCGCGGTGTTCGGGGAGGCCGGCGTGGCTGCCGGAGCGAAGCCCGGCACGCTGATCATAGACATGTCTTCCATCGACCCCGACGCGACACGCCAGCTGGCGGCCGACGCAAGCGAGAAGGGGCTGCGCTGGGTCGACAGTCCGCTCTCCGGCGGCGCGCCGAAGGCGCTGACTGGCGAATTGACGCTGATGGCTGGCGGCGAGGCCGAGGACGTCGCCGACGCCCACAAGGTGCTGCGCCACGTCGCGGCCAACTACACCCATATGGGACCGGCGGGCGCTGGCCAGACGACCAAGCTGATCAACCAGGTGCTGTGCGCGCTGAGTTTCATGGCCGTGGCGGAAGCGACGCGGCTGGCGATCGACGCCGGCGTCGACGTGCTGAAGATCCCGCAAGCCCTGAAAGGCGGCCGCGCCGACAGTGCCATCCTGCAGGAATATTTGCCCCGTTTCGCCACGCGCGACTACCGGCCCACGGGTCGCATCGACAACATGGTCAAGGATCTCAACGCCGCGCAGGATCTGGCGCGGCGTACGCACACGGCGATGCCGCTGACGGCCGTCTGCGCCGAAATACACCGGTTGCTGACGGCGGCCGGGTTGGGCGGCGAGGATCAGGCCGCATTGATGGAATTCTTCCAACGCAACAACGACCAGGAGAACCCGACATGA
- a CDS encoding gluconokinase: MSMAASQRRSDPSRRMVIMGVAGSGKTTIGEALARTIGAKYVDGDLLHPDANIAKMSAGTPLADTDRWPWLARVGETLRSGTGPVIVGCSALKRAYRDFITERAGAPVLFIYLDGSRELISRRMGERTGHFMPTSLLDSQFATLEVPGKDENAIAIAIDAPLDRIVADITAKIGVPPP, translated from the coding sequence ATGTCGATGGCGGCATCACAGCGTCGATCTGATCCGTCGCGCCGCATGGTCATCATGGGCGTCGCCGGATCGGGCAAGACAACGATCGGCGAGGCGCTTGCCCGCACGATCGGCGCGAAATACGTCGACGGCGACCTGCTGCATCCCGACGCCAACATCGCCAAGATGAGCGCCGGCACCCCGCTTGCCGACACTGACCGGTGGCCTTGGCTGGCCAGGGTCGGCGAAACCCTGAGGTCAGGCACAGGTCCCGTCATCGTCGGCTGCTCGGCGCTGAAGCGAGCCTATCGCGATTTCATCACCGAACGGGCCGGAGCACCGGTCCTGTTCATCTATCTCGACGGTTCGCGCGAACTGATTTCCCGGCGCATGGGCGAGCGCACCGGCCACTTCATGCCGACAAGCCTGCTCGACAGCCAGTTCGCGACATTGGAGGTGCCGGGAAAGGACGAGAACGCGATCGCCATCGCGATTGACGCGCCGCTCGACCGGATTGTTGCCGACATAACAGCCAAGATCGGGGTTCCACCACCATGA
- a CDS encoding SDR family oxidoreductase, whose protein sequence is MSSILFDLTGRTALVTGSSQGIGFALAKGLAEAGAKVVLNGRDEAKLAEAAARIHGARTLAFDATDHDAVRSAVDGFELSGGPIDILVNNAGMQFRTPLEDFPADAFERLLQTNVASVFHVGQAVGRHMIKRGRGKIINIASVQTALARPGIAPYTATKGAVGNLTKGMATDWAKHGLQCNAIAPGYFDTPLNAALVADPAFSGWLEKRTPAGRWGKVEELVGACVFLASDASSFVNGHILYVDGGITASI, encoded by the coding sequence ATGTCGTCCATACTGTTCGATCTCACCGGGCGCACGGCGCTCGTTACCGGCTCCTCCCAGGGCATCGGCTTTGCGTTGGCCAAGGGACTGGCCGAAGCCGGTGCCAAAGTGGTCCTCAACGGCCGCGACGAAGCAAAGCTCGCCGAGGCGGCGGCGCGGATACACGGGGCGAGAACACTCGCCTTCGACGCGACCGACCATGATGCGGTCCGCTCCGCCGTCGACGGTTTCGAGCTGTCCGGCGGGCCGATCGACATACTGGTGAACAATGCCGGCATGCAGTTCCGCACGCCGCTCGAGGACTTTCCCGCCGATGCGTTCGAGCGCCTGCTGCAGACCAATGTCGCCAGCGTCTTTCATGTCGGCCAGGCGGTCGGGCGCCACATGATCAAACGCGGTCGCGGCAAGATCATCAACATCGCCAGCGTGCAGACCGCACTCGCCCGTCCGGGCATCGCGCCCTACACGGCGACGAAAGGCGCGGTCGGCAACCTGACCAAGGGCATGGCGACGGACTGGGCCAAACACGGACTGCAGTGCAACGCCATCGCACCGGGCTATTTCGACACGCCGCTCAATGCGGCGTTGGTCGCCGACCCGGCATTCAGCGGATGGCTCGAAAAGCGCACACCGGCTGGCCGCTGGGGCAAGGTCGAAGAACTGGTCGGGGCCTGTGTCTTCCTCGCCTCCGACGCGTCGTCCTTTGTCAACGGGCACATCCTCTATGTCGATGGCGGCATCACAGCGTCGATCTGA
- a CDS encoding 2-hydroxyacid dehydrogenase — MQRPHILQVGPYPAWDEEPLNQAFIVHRYFDADDKPSFLAEVGPRIRAIATRGELGASRAMIAACPSLEVVSVYGVGFDAVDLAACRERGVRVTNTPDVLTGDVADLGIAMMLTLSRGMIGAERWVRDGSWAAKGLYPLQRRVWGRRAGVLGLGRIGHEVAKRLAGFGMDIAYSSPTPKGFASNWAFVADPVALAERSDFLFVTLAASPATRHIVNKDVVAALGPEGMLINISRASNIDEDALLDALEKKTLGCAALDVFEGEPKLNPRFLALDNVLLQPHHASGTVETRKAMGKLLRDNLAAHFAGQPLLTPVL, encoded by the coding sequence ATGCAGCGGCCTCACATCCTTCAGGTTGGACCTTATCCAGCATGGGACGAGGAGCCACTCAACCAGGCGTTCATTGTCCACCGCTATTTCGACGCGGACGACAAGCCGTCCTTCCTCGCCGAGGTAGGGCCGCGGATACGCGCCATCGCCACACGCGGAGAACTCGGCGCCAGCCGGGCCATGATCGCGGCCTGTCCTTCGCTCGAGGTCGTCAGCGTCTATGGTGTCGGTTTCGACGCGGTCGATCTCGCAGCATGTAGGGAACGCGGCGTGCGTGTCACCAATACCCCCGATGTGCTGACCGGCGATGTCGCCGATCTCGGGATCGCCATGATGCTCACCCTGTCGCGTGGCATGATAGGGGCGGAGCGCTGGGTGCGCGACGGCAGCTGGGCGGCCAAGGGGCTGTACCCGCTGCAGCGCCGCGTCTGGGGCCGGCGGGCCGGCGTGCTCGGCCTCGGCCGCATTGGCCATGAGGTGGCCAAACGCCTCGCCGGCTTCGGCATGGACATTGCCTATTCGAGCCCGACGCCGAAGGGCTTCGCGTCGAACTGGGCGTTCGTCGCCGATCCGGTCGCGCTGGCCGAACGTTCAGATTTCCTGTTCGTGACGCTTGCGGCGTCGCCCGCGACGCGCCACATCGTCAACAAGGATGTGGTGGCGGCACTCGGGCCGGAAGGCATGCTGATCAACATTTCGCGCGCTTCCAACATCGATGAGGATGCGCTGCTCGACGCGCTCGAGAAGAAGACACTCGGTTGCGCCGCACTCGACGTCTTCGAAGGCGAACCGAAGCTCAATCCGCGTTTCCTGGCGCTCGACAATGTGCTGCTGCAGCCGCACCATGCGTCCGGCACCGTCGAAACGCGCAAGGCCATGGGCAAGCTTCTGCGTGACAACCTTGCCGCCCATTTTGCCGGCCAGCCGCTGCTGACGCCGGTGCTCTAG
- a CDS encoding L-idonate 5-dehydrogenase, with the protein MKSIVIHAAKDLRIEDRPVDAPGQGQVLLRLATGGICGSDLHYYNHGGFGTVRLKEPMILGHEVSGVIEKLGPGVDGLRTGQLVAVSPSRPCYSCPYCREGMHNQCLNMRFYGSAMPFPHIQGAFREMLVADAPQCVPADGLSAAEAAMAEPLAVCLHATRRAGEMLGKRVLVTGCGPIGLLSILCARRAGAAEIVAVDITDYTLSMAQRAGADGTINTRTDPDGLAPYFADKGTFDILYECSGAAAALALGIAALRPRGTIVQLGLGGAEMALPMSVVTAKELSINGSFRFHPEFAVGVELMRKGLIDVKPLITHTVAFAEALSGFEIANDRSQAMKVQIAFS; encoded by the coding sequence ATGAAGTCGATTGTCATCCACGCCGCCAAGGACCTGCGCATCGAGGACCGGCCGGTGGACGCGCCGGGCCAGGGTCAGGTGTTGCTGCGTCTGGCCACCGGCGGCATCTGTGGCAGCGACCTGCACTACTACAATCATGGCGGCTTCGGAACGGTGCGCCTGAAAGAGCCGATGATTCTCGGCCATGAGGTCTCCGGCGTCATCGAAAAGCTCGGCCCCGGCGTCGACGGACTGCGGACTGGCCAGCTGGTCGCGGTCTCGCCGTCGCGGCCCTGCTACAGCTGCCCGTACTGCCGGGAAGGGATGCACAACCAGTGCCTCAACATGCGCTTCTATGGCAGCGCCATGCCGTTCCCGCATATCCAGGGCGCGTTCCGTGAAATGCTCGTGGCGGACGCGCCGCAATGCGTGCCGGCGGATGGGTTGAGTGCTGCCGAAGCGGCGATGGCCGAGCCGCTGGCGGTCTGTCTCCACGCGACGCGCCGGGCCGGCGAGATGCTGGGCAAGCGTGTGCTGGTAACCGGCTGCGGGCCGATCGGCCTGTTGTCGATCCTCTGTGCGCGGCGCGCCGGAGCCGCCGAAATCGTCGCCGTCGACATCACCGATTATACCCTGTCCATGGCCCAGCGTGCCGGCGCCGACGGGACGATCAACACACGAACCGATCCGGACGGGCTGGCGCCTTATTTCGCCGACAAGGGGACGTTCGACATCCTCTATGAATGTTCAGGAGCCGCCGCAGCGCTGGCGCTTGGCATCGCGGCGCTGCGGCCGCGCGGCACGATCGTTCAGCTCGGCCTTGGTGGTGCCGAGATGGCACTGCCGATGTCGGTGGTCACCGCCAAGGAACTGTCCATCAACGGGTCGTTCCGCTTCCATCCGGAATTCGCCGTGGGCGTTGAGTTGATGCGCAAGGGGCTCATCGACGTAAAGCCTCTGATCACCCACACCGTGGCATTCGCCGAGGCGCTGTCGGGCTTCGAAATCGCCAACGACCGCAGCCAGGCGATGAAGGTTCAGATCGCCTTCTCGTAA
- a CDS encoding LacI family DNA-binding transcriptional regulator: protein MQPSPKRPTMADVARRANVSTMTVSRAFKRDTSISADTRDRIIRAADELGYVFDSIAANLSSRRSGFIAVTIPSINNANFADTLRGMTEGLRDSGLEILLGFTDYNVEEEERLVGQLLRRRPEAIIVTGGRHTPRCRKMLENAGVPVVETWDLPDNPIGHVVGFSNAEAGRLMVDHFVARGYSRLGFIGGDTSRDTRGLDRRRGFVAALQDRGLDGSRIIASGVPPISMREGATAMVEMISRWPDTQAVMCVSDLSAFGALMECLRRGIGVPEDVAIAGFGAYDLAEQSVPSITTIDVEAHEIGIRVAELVLDLLNGRRAPDDRVVVSMTPKVIARHTA, encoded by the coding sequence ATGCAGCCTTCGCCAAAACGCCCGACCATGGCCGATGTCGCGCGCCGCGCCAACGTCTCGACGATGACCGTGTCGCGCGCCTTCAAACGCGATACTTCCATCAGCGCCGACACGCGCGACCGGATCATACGGGCTGCCGACGAGCTCGGCTATGTCTTCGACAGCATCGCCGCCAACCTGTCGTCGCGCCGGTCCGGGTTCATAGCGGTGACGATACCTTCGATCAACAACGCCAATTTCGCTGATACGCTACGCGGCATGACCGAGGGCCTGCGCGACAGCGGATTGGAAATCCTGCTCGGCTTCACCGACTACAATGTCGAGGAGGAGGAGCGCCTTGTCGGCCAGTTGCTGCGGCGGCGGCCGGAGGCGATCATCGTCACTGGTGGACGGCACACGCCGCGCTGCCGCAAGATGCTTGAGAATGCCGGCGTCCCGGTGGTGGAGACCTGGGACCTGCCGGACAATCCGATCGGTCACGTCGTGGGCTTCTCCAATGCTGAAGCCGGACGGCTGATGGTCGACCACTTCGTCGCACGTGGCTATTCGAGGCTCGGCTTCATCGGCGGTGACACATCGCGCGACACGCGTGGCCTTGATCGTCGGCGCGGCTTCGTCGCGGCGTTGCAGGACCGCGGCCTCGATGGCTCGCGCATCATTGCCTCCGGCGTGCCGCCGATATCGATGCGCGAGGGCGCCACCGCCATGGTCGAGATGATTTCGCGCTGGCCGGACACGCAGGCGGTGATGTGCGTTTCGGATCTTTCCGCTTTCGGTGCGCTGATGGAATGCCTGCGGCGCGGTATCGGCGTCCCCGAGGATGTCGCGATCGCCGGCTTCGGCGCTTATGACCTCGCCGAGCAGTCGGTGCCGTCGATCACCACGATCGATGTCGAGGCGCATGAGATCGGCATCCGTGTCGCCGAACTCGTGCTCGACCTGCTCAACGGGCGCCGGGCGCCGGACGACCGGGTGGTCGTCAGCATGACGCCGAAGGTGATCGCGCGTCATACGGCCTGA